A region of Panthera uncia isolate 11264 chromosome D4, Puncia_PCG_1.0, whole genome shotgun sequence DNA encodes the following proteins:
- the ZNF782 gene encoding zinc finger protein 782, producing the protein MRTWAGPQFSALSQEPQKMNTPQASVSFKDITVEFTQEEWQQMDSAQRTLYRDVMLENYSHLVSVGYCFTKPELIFTLEQGEDPWLLKKEFLRKGSPEEYQPNQLSEKSLENQGKYLWQVLFTNRSLTTEEEFSGKPCNLDINNLTPRTMPYKFDSTGPAYLHLSSVAPHCQYSRKKAHELNVCEKWLLSIKEGRTNTGEKSFVCSKNMKAFSHKEKVTQHQTIQTLQEASEYNECGKAFLEKTVLITSKSTHPKVKSYKFNKFGGKQCDKSTFMVSHSNNPEEKSHYELNEYECTENRNNFSRVTQKTDTEGKSFNQKSQIREHQKIHIGVKPFEYGKNFNRNSALTVHQRTHTTDRSDYDTLSETLVCQSAFNIHQRTPITEKPYECNECGKSCSMNSFLIQSLASHTGEKPYECHTCGKAFSEKSRLRKHQRTHTGEKPYKCDGCEKAFSAKSGLRIHQRTHTGEKPYECNECGKSFNYKSILIVHQRTHTGEKPFECNECGKSFSHMSGLRNHRRTHTGERPYKCDECGKAFKLKSGLRKHHRTHTGEKPYKCNLCGKAFGQKSQLRGHHRIHTGEKPYKCNHCGEAFSQKSNLRVHHRTHTGEKPYKCDECGKTFRQKSNLRGHQRTHTGEKPYECNECGKAFSEKSVLRKHQRTHTGEKPYNCNHCGEAFSQKSNLRVHQRTHTGEKPYKCDKCGKTFSQKSSLREHQKAHTGS; encoded by the exons GGTACTGCTTTACAAAACCAGAACTGATCTTCACATTGGAGCAAGGAGAAGATCCATGgttattaaagaaagaatttctAAGAAAAGGCTCCCCAG aaGAATACCAACCTAATCAACTCTCAGAGAAGAGCCTAGAAAACCAAGGCAAATATTTGTGGCAAGTTTTATTCACCAACAGATCATTGACTACAGAGGAAGAGTTTTCAGGAAAACCATGTAATCTGGACATAAACAATTTAACTCCAAGAACAATGCCCTATAAATTTGACAGTACAGGACCTGCTTACCTACATCTCAGCTCAGTGGCTCCACATTGTCAATATTCAAGAAAGAAGGCTCATGAGCTTAATGTATGTGAGAAATGGCTCCTCAGTATTAAAGAGGGAAGAACTAATACTGGAGAGAAGTCTTTTGTTTGTAGTAAAAACATGAAAGCCTTTAGTCATAAAGAGAAGGTTACTCAGCATCAGACAATTCAGACTTTGCAGGAAGCTTCTGAATACaatgaatgtggaaaagcttTCCTTGAAAAGACTGTCCTCATTACATCTAAGAGTACCCACCCAAAAGTGAAatcttataaatttaataaatttgggggaaaacaatGTGATAAGTCAACTTTTATGGTCTCTCATAGCAATAATCCAGAGGAGAAGAGTCATTATGAGCTTAATGAATATGAATgtactgaaaacagaaataatttcagTAGGGTCACTCAGAAAACTGACACAGAAGGGAAGTCTTTCAACCAAAAATCACAAATTAGAGAACATCAGAAAATTCACATAGGAGTGAAACCCTTTGAATATGGAAAGAATTTCAACCGTAATTCAGCCCTCACAGTgcatcagagaactcacacaaCAGACAGATCTGATTATGACACATTATCAGAGACATTAGTTTGTCAGTCAGCTTTCAACATACATCAGAGAACTCCTATAACAGAGAAACcatatgaatgtaatgaatgtggaaaatCCTGCTCTATGAATTCATTTTTGATTCAGTCTCTAGCAAGTCACACAggggagaaaccctatgaatgtcacacatgtgggaaagctttcagtgAGAAGTCACGCCTAAGAAaacatcagagaactcacacaggagagaaaccatatAAATGTGATGGTTGTGAGAAGGCTTTCAGTGCAAAGTCAGGCCTAAGAAtacatcagagaactcacacaggggagaaaccttatgaatgtaatgaatgtgggaaatcttTCAACTATAAGTCAATCCTCATAGtacatcagagaactcacacaggggagaaaccttttgaatgtaatgaatgtggaaaatCTTTCAGCCACATGTCAGGCCTAAGGAATCATCGGAGAACTCACACAGGGGAAAGACCTTATAAATGTGATGAATGTGGGAAGGCTTTCAAACTGAAGTCAGGTCTAAGAAAACATCACAgaactcacacaggagagaagcccTATAAATGCAATCTATGTGGGAAAGCTTTTGGTCAAAAATCACAACTCAGAGGACATCATAGAATTCACACAGGGGAGAAACCCTACAAATGTAATCATTGTGGGGAAGCTTTCAGCCAGAAATCAAACCTCAGAGTGCATCACAGAActcacactggggagaaaccctATAAATGTGATGAGTGTGGAAAAACTTTCAGGCAGAAATCAAATCTCAGAGgacatcagagaactcacacaggggagaaaccctatgaatgtaatgagTGTGGAAAAGCTTTCAGTGAGAAGTCGGTCCTAAGAAaacatcagagaactcacacagggGAAAAACCCTATAATTGTAATCACTGTGGAGAAGCTTTCAGCCAGAAGTCAAACCTCAGAGTccatcagagaactcacacagggGAGAAACCCTATAAATGTGATAAATGTGGGAAAACTTTCAGCCAGAAATCAAGCCTTAGAGAACATCAGAAAGCCCACACAGGGAGTTAA